One Spirochaeta africana DSM 8902 genomic window carries:
- a CDS encoding HRDC domain-containing protein: MHPYRYIADDTAFRSWYANLPAEQYAVAVDLEAEFNLHIYGEHFCLLQVYDGTTAVAIDPQTVSIGLIKEFLENRQLLKITYDCASDRQLLYKNHGILMNCILDLRPAVQLLGLQKQGLSSVLEEILGIEPARGKKRFQQYNWTRRPVHEDALAYAIDDVVHLYRLRDALMQQLAAAGQTDRFLVENFAVQDTLPETDRKPGMLRGGRVRKLKPAQLKLLERLHAVREEAAREVNLPPNTVFPNRDLYALAAGQGNGDPAAIKPSRAMPAERYQRLVRDLSDILQSARG; the protein is encoded by the coding sequence ATGCATCCATATCGCTACATTGCCGACGATACCGCCTTCAGATCATGGTACGCCAATCTGCCCGCCGAACAGTATGCGGTGGCGGTGGATCTCGAGGCCGAGTTCAATCTCCACATCTATGGCGAGCACTTCTGCCTGCTGCAGGTCTACGATGGCACTACTGCCGTAGCTATCGATCCGCAGACGGTATCTATAGGGCTTATCAAGGAATTCCTGGAGAATCGCCAGCTGCTCAAGATAACCTACGACTGTGCCAGTGACCGCCAGCTGCTGTACAAGAATCATGGCATTTTAATGAACTGTATTCTTGATCTGCGTCCGGCGGTTCAGCTGCTGGGACTGCAAAAACAGGGGCTCAGTTCCGTGTTGGAGGAGATCCTTGGCATTGAACCCGCCCGCGGCAAGAAACGCTTTCAGCAGTATAACTGGACCCGGCGCCCGGTGCATGAAGATGCCCTGGCTTATGCTATTGATGATGTGGTGCATCTGTACCGACTGCGCGACGCCCTGATGCAGCAGCTTGCTGCCGCCGGGCAGACCGACCGCTTTCTCGTCGAAAACTTTGCCGTCCAGGATACCCTCCCGGAGACCGACCGCAAACCCGGGATGCTTCGCGGCGGCCGGGTTCGCAAGCTCAAGCCAGCGCAACTCAAGCTGCTCGAGCGCCTGCATGCCGTCCGCGAGGAGGCTGCCCGCGAGGTCAACCTCCCGCCGAACACCGTGTTTCCCAATCGCGATCTGTATGCACTGGCGGCCGGGCAGGGCAACGGCGATCCTGCCGCAATCAAACCTTCCCGCGCCATGCCTGCTGAACGCTATCAGCGACTTGTCAGGGATCTGTCGGATATCCTGCAATCGGCCAGGGGGTAG
- a CDS encoding ABC transporter ATP-binding protein yields the protein MSHTTDRPLGRLLSYLAGYRRRVLTAGLFSILNKLFDLAPPLLIGAAVDIVVQREASLLSRLGVQDVMLQLYLLAGLSLFVWLMESVFEYLHNLWWRGLAQEVQHDLRVGTYRHVQRQELSFFEERSSGQLLAVLNDDINQLERFLDVGANDIIQVTTTVLAIGGFFVISAPQIAWMALLPMPVIILGSLYYQRLLEPRYRRVRQAVGEISHRLSNNLAGIATIKTFGTERFEAAQLHADSSRYRTENRAAIMVSSGFVPLIRMIIVLGFVGIMVFGGRAALDGGLNVGMYSVLIFMTQRLLWPLTRLGQTFDQYQRAMASSARVFGLLDIEEHLPDGTRSLPRTAGEYQLENVGFAYRTGPSVLHDLSLTIPAGRTTAVVGATGSGKTTLIKLLLRLYDVSTGQVRLDGHDLRDIRFADLYRHTGFVSQDVFLFHGTVFANIAYGLLAHDGVDPSLLDNPGQELLDSGTELRDRVIAAARLAEADDFIRKLPRGYDTIVGERGQKLSGGQRQRVSIARALLKDPAVLILDEATSSVDNETEAAIQRSLEHIAPGRTTIVIAHRLSTIRKADQILVMSEGRLAEQGSHDQLVASGGIYAELWRVQSGQI from the coding sequence ATGAGTCATACTACCGACCGCCCATTGGGGCGGCTTTTGAGCTATCTGGCAGGCTATCGCCGGCGCGTGCTGACCGCCGGGCTGTTTTCCATCCTGAACAAGTTGTTTGATCTGGCCCCGCCGCTGCTGATCGGGGCGGCGGTGGACATCGTGGTGCAGCGCGAGGCATCGCTGTTGTCGCGCCTGGGGGTTCAGGATGTAATGCTGCAGCTGTATCTGCTGGCGGGGCTGTCGCTGTTCGTGTGGCTGATGGAGTCGGTTTTCGAGTACCTGCATAATCTCTGGTGGCGAGGACTGGCCCAGGAGGTTCAGCACGATTTACGGGTGGGTACCTATCGGCATGTGCAGCGACAGGAGCTGTCTTTTTTCGAGGAGCGCAGTTCGGGACAGCTGCTGGCGGTGCTCAATGACGACATCAATCAGCTGGAACGTTTCCTGGATGTCGGGGCCAACGACATTATTCAGGTGACCACCACCGTGCTCGCGATTGGCGGGTTCTTTGTGATTTCGGCCCCGCAAATTGCCTGGATGGCACTGCTGCCAATGCCGGTAATTATTCTGGGATCGCTGTATTACCAGCGGCTGCTGGAGCCGCGCTATCGCCGGGTACGGCAGGCGGTCGGGGAGATCAGTCACCGTCTGTCGAATAACCTGGCCGGCATCGCAACCATCAAGACCTTCGGCACCGAGCGGTTCGAAGCCGCTCAGTTGCACGCCGACAGCAGCCGGTATCGCACCGAAAACCGGGCGGCGATCATGGTCAGCTCCGGTTTTGTACCGCTTATCCGCATGATTATTGTGCTCGGGTTCGTCGGTATCATGGTGTTTGGCGGCCGAGCAGCGCTCGATGGCGGGCTGAATGTCGGCATGTACAGTGTGCTGATCTTTATGACCCAGCGTCTGCTGTGGCCCCTGACCCGGCTGGGGCAGACCTTTGACCAGTACCAGCGGGCGATGGCCAGCTCGGCCAGGGTATTCGGTCTGCTGGATATCGAGGAGCATCTGCCGGACGGCACTCGCAGTCTGCCGCGTACTGCCGGGGAGTATCAGCTGGAGAACGTGGGGTTCGCGTACCGCACCGGCCCTTCGGTGCTCCACGATCTCTCGCTGACCATTCCCGCTGGGCGCACCACCGCGGTGGTCGGGGCTACTGGCTCCGGCAAGACCACCCTGATCAAGCTGCTGCTGCGTCTCTACGATGTCAGCACAGGCCAGGTACGGCTGGACGGGCACGATCTGCGCGACATCCGCTTTGCCGATCTCTACCGTCACACGGGATTTGTCAGTCAGGATGTCTTCCTGTTTCATGGTACGGTGTTTGCCAATATCGCCTACGGACTGCTGGCGCACGACGGGGTCGATCCGTCACTGCTGGATAATCCGGGGCAGGAGCTGCTGGACAGCGGAACAGAATTGCGAGATCGCGTTATCGCGGCAGCCCGGCTGGCCGAGGCCGATGACTTTATCCGCAAGCTGCCCCGTGGCTACGACACCATTGTGGGCGAGCGCGGGCAGAAGCTTTCGGGCGGACAGCGTCAGCGGGTCAGTATCGCACGTGCCCTGCTCAAGGATCCGGCTGTTCTGATTCTGGATGAGGCCACCAGCAGCGTGGATAACGAGACCGAGGCGGCTATTCAGCGATCGCTCGAGCATATTGCCCCCGGGCGCACCACCATTGTGATTGCACACAGGCTGTCCACCATCCGCAAGGCTGATCAAATCCTGGTGATGAGCGAAGGGCGACTGGCCGAGCAGGGCAGTCACGACCAGCTGGTTGCCTCCGGCGGCATCTATGCTGAACTCTGGCGGGTACAGTCGGGACAGATATAG
- the rsgA gene encoding ribosome small subunit-dependent GTPase A — MNSTRNNLRLWGWSAHEESNWPQVPPGSVPARVTARYQSCWRIMLPEGPGEQTAEIAGAFEYLIANSEDYPAVGDWVAASPDGRIIRQVLPRRTSIRRQQTGKAARAQLLAANIDLALLVFSPDGRRNFSVGLLERFLTLTAAGGTRPVVILNKADAACADLLERICHQVAGIDPELQVLMTSTVTGQGIARLRGLIATGQTACFLGRSGVGKSSIINMLAGTSLLATAAVSRIEGKGRHTTTASQLLQLTPPTGTTGTTSGMLIDTPGLRELQLWGDETALEGSFADVAELAEDCRFRDCRHQGEPGCAVQAAAAEGFLPQQRLEHFLEQRDELTAAALRSRMGSEAYEKQKWRAVAKDQRRMRRA; from the coding sequence ATGAATAGCACCAGGAATAATCTTCGCCTCTGGGGGTGGTCGGCTCATGAGGAATCAAACTGGCCGCAGGTACCGCCAGGCAGTGTCCCGGCGCGCGTAACCGCACGCTATCAGTCCTGCTGGCGCATCATGCTGCCGGAAGGGCCAGGTGAACAGACCGCAGAGATTGCGGGCGCCTTTGAGTATCTGATAGCCAACTCGGAGGATTACCCGGCAGTAGGCGACTGGGTCGCGGCATCGCCGGACGGGCGAATCATCCGGCAGGTCCTGCCGCGGCGTACATCGATACGCCGCCAGCAGACAGGCAAAGCGGCCCGGGCACAGCTGCTGGCTGCCAACATCGACCTGGCACTGCTGGTATTCTCCCCGGATGGCAGGCGCAATTTCTCTGTCGGGCTGCTGGAGCGCTTCCTTACACTCACGGCTGCCGGAGGGACACGCCCGGTGGTGATCCTGAACAAGGCCGATGCTGCCTGTGCCGACCTGCTGGAGCGCATCTGCCACCAGGTCGCCGGTATTGACCCCGAACTGCAGGTGCTGATGACATCCACGGTTACCGGGCAGGGCATTGCCAGGCTGCGTGGCCTGATCGCCACGGGACAGACAGCATGCTTCCTTGGCCGCTCCGGCGTAGGCAAATCGAGCATCATCAACATGCTTGCCGGCACCTCGCTGCTGGCAACAGCGGCAGTCAGCCGAATCGAGGGCAAGGGGCGCCATACCACCACCGCATCGCAGCTGCTGCAGCTGACGCCGCCTACCGGCACCACCGGGACGACCAGCGGCATGCTGATCGATACCCCCGGCCTCCGCGAGCTGCAGCTGTGGGGTGACGAAACGGCGCTGGAAGGAAGCTTCGCGGATGTCGCCGAGCTGGCAGAAGACTGCCGGTTCCGCGACTGCCGCCACCAGGGCGAGCCAGGCTGTGCGGTGCAGGCCGCTGCTGCCGAGGGATTCCTGCCGCAGCAGCGACTGGAACACTTCCTGGAGCAGCGTGATGAGCTCACCGCAGCAGCTTTGCGCAGTCGGATGGGCTCCGAAGCCTATGAAAAACAGAAATGGCGCGCGGTGGCAAAGGATCAGCGGCGGATGCGCCGAGCATAG
- a CDS encoding RNHCP domain-containing protein, translating into MSRHTTHFHTTHESFICIECGRSVAPAASGTQNRNHCPHCLSSRHVDLRPGDRRSGCRGSMHAIGVHVQSNGEWSIIHRCSNCGILKMNRIGPDDCEHALLGLAARPLTQLPFPLEGLRNE; encoded by the coding sequence ATGTCACGCCATACCACACATTTTCACACCACACACGAAAGCTTTATCTGCATCGAATGCGGTCGAAGTGTAGCCCCGGCGGCGTCCGGGACACAGAATCGCAACCACTGTCCACATTGCCTGAGCAGCCGGCATGTTGATCTGCGCCCGGGAGACCGTCGATCCGGCTGTCGGGGATCAATGCACGCCATCGGCGTACATGTACAGTCAAACGGCGAGTGGAGCATCATACACCGCTGCAGCAACTGCGGAATTCTCAAGATGAATCGCATCGGCCCGGACGACTGTGAGCACGCGTTGCTCGGATTGGCGGCACGCCCATTAACACAGCTGCCGTTTCCACTGGAGGGGCTGCGCAATGAATAG
- a CDS encoding DUF3820 family protein — protein sequence MDRWPAADAAATSQVCPEQQLYRLANTVMPFGKYAGTHLVNLPESYVLWFQQNGWPEGEIGRQLAAIAEIKANGLEYLLRPLIGRG from the coding sequence ATGGACAGGTGGCCTGCTGCCGACGCCGCCGCCACCAGCCAGGTATGTCCCGAGCAGCAGCTGTACCGGCTGGCTAATACCGTAATGCCGTTCGGAAAGTATGCTGGCACCCATCTGGTCAATCTGCCGGAATCCTACGTGCTGTGGTTTCAGCAGAATGGCTGGCCCGAGGGAGAAATCGGCAGGCAGCTTGCTGCTATCGCCGAGATCAAGGCGAACGGCCTGGAATACCTGCTGCGCCCGCTGATCGGCCGTGGATGA
- a CDS encoding peptidylprolyl isomerase has product MEWKASHILVKDRGLAERLLKEIKGGARFDAVAREHSTCPSKNKGGDLGWFGPGQMVKEFEVATAKMGVGSVSAIVRTQFGFHIIKKTGQR; this is encoded by the coding sequence ATGGAATGGAAAGCAAGTCATATACTGGTAAAGGATCGCGGGCTGGCCGAGCGGCTGCTCAAGGAGATCAAGGGCGGGGCCCGCTTTGATGCGGTTGCCCGCGAGCACTCAACCTGTCCAAGCAAGAACAAGGGCGGTGACCTGGGATGGTTCGGGCCGGGGCAGATGGTAAAGGAATTCGAGGTGGCAACCGCAAAAATGGGCGTCGGTTCGGTGAGCGCCATCGTTCGGACCCAGTTCGGGTTTCATATCATCAAGAAGACCGGGCAACGCTGA